TATATGCGAGCAACTTACGAAAAAATTTGAAGAAATTTCAATACGATCACTATATCAAAACGTTTAGAGGCTTAGGATATATGTTGACAGATAATGGTGACGATAATGGTTAAACGAAGATTTTTCCAAAAAGAACAACTAAAATTTATGGTGCTGAATTTAATTGCATTCACCGTTATTTTTTCAATTTTTGGTGTGATCATCTATAGCCAGGTTGAGCATACATTGATTTCCAAAACCGACAAAGAGCTATTGGCATTCAAAGAGAAAATAAAGAATGGACCGCAATTAGATGGAAAATCCGCTCAGCCAAATCCAGACTTTACAAATAAACAAAAAGATAAGCCGAGGGATAATATGAATCCCCGAATTATGGTGGTTGATTGGAATGAAAAGGGAGAAATTATCAATCAAGAACAAATCGGAACACTATTCTATGAAAACTATCTTACCCAATATCAGCTCGACAAAAATACGCTTAACACGATTACCAACATAACCATTAATGATAGTGATTTCAGGTATATACTCGTTGAGAATACCAATAAAAATGATGAAATCGCCTATACTCAGCTCTTGTTGAACATTGATCCAGAACAAGCGATTCTCAATAACTTTGGTAGATTGCTCATGGTTTGTTCCATCATATTTGTCCTTTTATCCATTTCAGCAAGTTTTATTTTATCAAAAAGGATGATGAAACCGATTATTCACTCTTGGAATAAACAAGCAGAGTTTGTTGAAAATGCATCTCACGAACTACGAACACCTTTAACGATTATTCAAAATAAATTGGAGCTATTGCTGACAGAACCACAGGCGAAAATTATCAACAAATTTGAAAATATTGCGTTAAGTCTTTCTGAAACAAGGCGCTTATCGAAGCTGACGTCGGATTTGTTGACCTTAGCCAGAGCCGATTCTGCGGAAACGGAGCTTGTGAAAACAGAGGTGCAGGTGGATTCCTTTGTTGAAAATCTCTGTGCACCCTATATGGAAATTGCCGAGTCACAGGATAAACATTTTTGGCTCAATTTAAATTGTAAAACGAATATCAAAGCAGATGAAGTACGACTCCATCAGCTTCTCGTGATTCTGCTTGATAACGCGTTAAAGTACACTGGGGAAAATGATAGCATCGGTGTCAAAACTTACAATGAAGATCATAGAATTGTCCTTGAAGTAACGGATACCGGAATTGGAATTAAAGAAGAAAATCTTCAATATGTGTTTGAACGATTCTTCCGAGAAGATAAAGCCCGTACGAGAGAAACCGGTGGTGTTGGGCTTGGTCTATCCATTGCCCAATGGATTGTAAAAAAGCACGATGGATCAATCAAAGCGAAACGAAATGAAACAAAAGGTACAACTTTTATAGTTAAATTACCAATCTAAGGAAAGTACATTTTAGTTAACGAGTACCGTTACCTATTGTAGGACGTAAGCGACTATTTTGTTTAACATGGTAGAGGACATACGTTCCGCTATTTTCACAAAAAATGTTGTTTTGATTGGCTAAACGGACATCAGGTTCTCTATTTGATAATATATTGGCATTTTTATATATTTTTAATCTAAATAAGGTATCCTATGTCCCCTCAAGTCTAGCAAATAGGATATTTTATCAAAATAAGGTCCTCTATGTCCGCTCAATAACATAGCTTAGGAATTAGCTCAGATCAATCAGGTCTGGGCTTTTTTCATCTTCAAAAACACCAAAACCTTGCACTTATGCAAATTCACGTATTTCGTTAGGAAAAGAAGAGGAACCCTCTCCACGTAATTTGCTCCTTTTTTCTTTTAAGGTTTGTTTAAGGTTTGTCCTTAATAATGTGAAACGTGGTACTTGAGAGAGAGAAGGAGTGCTGAAAATGAAAGCCATGAGTTTAAATGGCATTAAAGGCCGAACTGAATTAAAGCATGAAATAACGAAGATGGATTGTCATCTCTTACGTGAAAAATTAAAACATGTGATGAAAACCGATCCCCATGCCAAAACGGATGGAAAATATTTAATTCGAAGTGTCTACTTTGATAATTTTGAAAATAAAATTCTCCAGCAGAAAAAGGAAGGCATGCTAGATCGTGATAAATATAGAGTCAGGCTCTATGACTACAATCCAAACCTATTAAATCTCGAAAAAAAAGCAAACGCAATAATTTAACCTATAAGGATAAATGCAGAATCACCTCTGAAGAGTATGAAAAAATTCGATTCGGTGATATCAGTTGGATGGAACATGATTCAAGACCACTTATTCAGGAATTATTTTTTCAAATCATGATGTTTCAAATTAAACCCGTAACAGTGGTAGATTACGAACGTGAAGTATTTATTTACGAACATGGCAATGTCAGGGTTACTTTTGACAGCTCGATTAAAACAAGCTTTCGAAATAACGATGTACTAAATCCCGATTTAGCAATGGTTGAAACGAACCCCGAAATCGTGATTTTAGAGGTAAAATATGATGAATATTTGCCAGAGGTGATTCGGCGATTGCTTCAAATCGGATCGCGAAAAAAAGGTACGTACTCAAAATATCAAGTTAGCAGAATGTATGGATAACAAAAACTTTAACATTTTTGGAGGTATACAGCATGGAAAGTATTAATTTTAACGATATTTTTAAATCAAGCATACTCGAAAAGACAAGCAGCTTTTCTTTTATCGATGCCCTTCTGGGTCTGTTGATAGCATTTGCAATTGGTGCATTCATTTATTTTATTTACAGGAAAACATTTACAGGTGTAATTTATTCGCACACCTTTAATATTTCTTTGATTATCATGACAATGGCTACAACGCTGATTATTTTGGGAATTTCTTCGAACGTCCTGTTATCGCTTGGTATGGTTGGTGCCTTGTCCATCGTCCGCTTCCGGACACCGATTAAGGATCCAATGGATATTGTTTACCTATTTTGGGCGATTGTTTCTGGGATTTTATGTGGTGCGGGCTTTATTCCACTTGCGATTATGGGCTCGATTCTAATTGGCATGGTGTTAGTCTTGTTTATGAATCATTTTAAAATTGAAAACCCATATTTATTGGTCATTAAATATAGCGAATCAAATATTGAAAATTCATTAGAGCATATCATTTCTGGTCATTCAAAAAAACATTCCATCAAATCGAAATCGATTATGCCAGGAAATGATTATGAAATAACCTACGAAATCCGTGTAAAAGAAGGCGAAACAAACTTCATCAATAGCATCTCCAGCTTAAACGGAGTAAAATCTGCGATCATGTTAAGCTATGACGGGAATTTCACAGCTTAAAAACCAAAGGAAGTAGGAGCATTATCTCCTGCTTCTTTTAATGATTATTCCCACATCGGACTTTGATTACCAAGATAGTTCCCATGCCTGGCACACAAGTAAAAGAGCGTAACCATTTCTGATTACACTCTTTATTACATATTTGACCTTTAACAATCTAAACCAATCGAAATATATTTCACTTCTAAAAACTCTTCGATACCGTAATGACCACCTTCCCGGCCAAGACCGCTTTCTTTGTACCCACCGAATGGAGCTTGGGCAGTTGATGGGAGGGCATCATTAAGACCGACAATACCATATTCCAGCTGCTCGGTAATCCGAAAAGAACGACTTAAGTTTTCTGTATAGACATAAGCTGCAAGTCCGTAACGTGAATGATTTGCCCGTTCAATAACTTCTTCCTCGGTTTTAAAAGTAGAGATTGGCGCCAGAGGCCCAAAGATTTCCTCCTTCACACATTCCATTTCATCGTGAACATTGGTCAATATGGTTGGTACATAAAAATAACCATCATTTTCGTTTGGCATCTCACCGCTATACTGAATCTTTGCCCCTTTATTCACTGCATCCCTAACTAATGTATCCACTTTAGAAAGAGCTGCCAGATCAATTAACGGACCTATATCGGTTCCCTCGTTAAGACCGTTTCCCACCTTGAGCTTTTCTAATTCTAATTGAAAAATAGTAATAAATTCATTTGCGATACTTTCCTGAACATAAATTCGATTCGTACAAATACAGGTTTGACCCGCATTACGGAATTTAGATTGGATTAGTCCTTGAGCTGCTTTTCGTAAATTTGCATCGTCCATCACTATAAATGGAGCATTTCCACCTAATTCCAGCGATATTTTCTTAACATTTTCTGCTGCTCCACGCATTAATGTTTTGCCAACTTCAGTCGATCCGGTAAAGGTAATTTTCGTCACTCGATGGTCCTTCAGCCAAACCTCCCCAATCTCTGCAGATTTACCGGTGATAACATTAATAACTCCTGCAGGAATTCCAGCTTCATGAGCTAACTCAGCCATTTTTAAAGCTGTAAGTGGAGTCTGGTTTGCGGGCTTGATTACGCAAGTGCAGCCAGCGGCAAGGGCTGGGGCCACTTTTCGAGTAATCATCGCTGCCGGAAAATTCCAAGGGGTAATCGCTGCTACCACCCCAACAGGTTCCTTTCTAATCAGAATTCTTTTGTTATGGTGGGATGCCGGAATGGTTTCTCCATACACCCTTTTTCCTTCTTCAGCATACCAGGACACGAAACTGTTAGCATACTGAACCTCGCCTAAAGACTCGGTTAAGGGCTTTCCTTGCTCTAACGTCATGATTCTGGCAATTTCTTGTTTATTTTCATCCATTAATTGATGCCATTTCATTAATAGACGATAGCGCTCATCTGCTGTTTTTTTCGACCATGTTTTAAACGCTTTGTACGCAGCTGTAACAGCCTCTTCCGCTTCCACTGCACCTCCTGTTGGAACCGCCCCAATAATCTCCTTGGTAGCCGGATTGATAATCTCTGTAAAAAATTCATAATCGTTACCGACCCAATGCCCATCAATAAACATAGGATAAACTTGATATTTTTGTTTGACTCTGTCCATTTCTTACCTCCTAGCAGATACAGCAGGATGATTTTGATAGACTGCTTCCACTGCTTCCTCTAGAATTTGTAATCCTTCTTCTAATTGATCATCTGTAATCGTAATTGGCATGAGGATTCGGATGACGTTTCCATACAAACCGGCACTTAATAAGAGAAGTCCGAGTCGTTCGGCTTCTTTTACGATTTGAGAAACCGCTTGTTTATCTGGTTTTTTAGTTATTTTATCTGTAACGACTTCCATGGCACACATTGCACCAAGTCCTCGGACATCCCCGATAAAGTCAAATCGATATGACAATTCCTCCATCTTTTCGATTACTCTATTACCCAATAACCGAGCCCGATCATTTAAATTTTCCATTTCAATAATATCTAAAACCGCCAACGCAGCTCGGCAGCCAAGCGGACTTCCCGCATAGGTTCCTCCAATTTCACCAACATCAGCTGCATCCATAATTTCCGCTTTGCCGATTACCCCACTTATCGGTACGCCTGCTCCCATGGATTTTGAGATGGTGATAAGATCGGGAACTACTTCAAAATGATCAATCGCGAAATATTTACCGGTACGGAAAAACCCGGTTTGGATTTCATCTGCTACAAACAATATCCCATATTGAGTACATATTTCTCTCACCCGTTGTACAAATCGAATATCCGGAACAATAAAACCACCTTCTCCTTGAACCGGCTCCATTACAACAGCAGCGACTGTCTCCGGTGCTACTTCTGCGAGAAGAAATTGTTCAAATTGCTCGATGATCATGTCAGTGTATTGTTGTTCAGTCATCCCATTTGGGCGGCGATACACATATGGGTAAGGTGCCTTATATACCTCAGGGGCAAAAGGACCAAAACCAAGTTTGTACGGCTTCACCTTGCTTGTCATCGTCATCGTCATTAATGTTCTACCGTGGAAACCTCGTGTAAATGAAATGATTCCTTGACGTTTCGTATATTTTCGTGCCATTTTCACAGCATTTTCAACCGCTTCTGCACCACTATTGAAAAAAGCAGCTTTTTTTGCAAAATCACCAGGGGCCAACCGGCAAAGGCGTTCAGCCAGATTGATGTAGGATTCATACATCATCACATTAAATCCAGTATGAATAAATTGACTAATTTGCTCCTGAAGGGCGTTGGTTACATGAGGATGGGAATGCCCAACATTAATCGTTCCAATCGCTCCGGCAAAATCAATAAAGGTATTCCCATCGACATCCTCAACTAATGCTCCGTCAGCTCTATTTACAAATGCATGACTATTATTACTAATCCCTTTCGGAACATATTGCTTTCTCCGCTCCAATATTTCCAGCGATTTTGGTCCCGGTATATTGGTTTGGAGTTTGACATATCTCTTTTTCAATTTGGAATCCTCCATTTCTATCAATATACAAATATCACTCTACTAGATCTTTACTTGGTTCAGTACCTCCTTAAAGGTAGCAACAACTTGGTCGACTTCTTCATAGCTAATCGTTAAAGCTGGTTCAATTCGAATCGTTTTTGAATTGATAAGTGTTCCCGCTACAAGAATACCCCTGTCAAACATTCCTTTCGAAACTTCATAACCAATTTCGTCTTGATGGAATTCAATTCCAATCATTAGACCTTGACCACGGATTTCAAGAACCTTTTCCTCATGTCCTTCCGCTGCCTCTTTAAGTTTGTTTAAGAAATATGCACCTACATTTGCCGCTCTTTCTGGTAGGTTTTCTTCTATTAATACACCAATTGTTGCAATAGCTGCTGAACAAGCCAACGGATTACCGCCAAAAGTGGTGGTATGCATAAACGGATTTGGGAACCAACTCTTAAATACTTCTTCTTTTGCAACGATAGCTCCAGCCGGCATTACTCCTCCACCAAATGCTTTTGCTAAACAGATAATATCCGGCACCACATCATATAATTCAGCTGCAAACATTTTACCGGTACGACCCATTCCAGTTTGAACTTCGTCGAAAATTAATAAGCTACCATATTCGTCGCAAAGCTCTCGAACTTGTTTCAAATAATTTTCCGGTGGTAAAATAATGCCACCTTCCCCTTGAATCGGTTCAAGGATTACAGCTGCCACGTCTTCTCCAACAGACGCACAAACTTCAAAGGTTTTTCTCATCATCTCAATATCACCAAACGGGACATGTCGGAAGCCTGGAATTAACGGAAGGAATGGTTTACGGAACATTCCTTTTGCAGTCCCTGATAATGAGCCAAGGCTCTTACCATGAAACGCACGGGTTGTGGAAATAAATGTAGTTCGCTCACTGTACATTTTTGCTAGCTTTAACGCCGCTTCCACGCTTTCAGTCCCACTGTTGGTAAAGAAGGCATATTTAAGATCACCAGGTGTTATGTCTGCTAAAATTTTTGCAAGCATGGCACGAAGAGGATCCAGTAGATCCTGACTGTGCAGGGCTTGACGCTTCAATTGATCTGTTACCGCCTTTACTACTTTTGGATGACGGTGACCAACATTATAAATGCCGAATCCACCAAGACAATCGATATACTCTTTGCCATTTACATCCTTAAAACAAGCACCATTATCAGACCACTCAACCGCCGCAAACTGACCATCCTTGGTTACCGTTTTTCGATAAGAAAGGAAGCCCGGGTTCACGTTTTCACGAAATCCATCGACTGTCTCCTTGGTAATCCAAGCGGCTTCCTCCTGAGTAATGTTCTCTTTTTCTATTAAACTCAAAACCTTGTTAATATAGTCCGTCACCTGGTGCTTCTTCTCACTGTTAACCTCTCGCGTTATCTCAATAGTCATATTATCGCTCCTCTTTTTAATTGATTTACTTACTGTTCAATCCATCTTTAATGTTTTTGGCAGACAAAACTCACAAATCATTTTCTCAAACCTATTAATTTGAAAACCACCCGATTGGCTCCACTTGTAGATTGATATTAATTTGTTTGATTTCTTGGAATTCCTCAAGTCCGAATGTTCCGAGGCTGCGCCCAATTCCACTTTGTTTATAGCCACCCCACGGGGCTTCATTATAGGTTGGGTGATATGCATTAATCCAAGTAATTCCGGCACGGACCTTCTTAATGACTCTTAACGCCTTGGCTCCATCCTTAGAAAACACCGCTCCTGCTAACCCATATACAGTGCCATTTGCCAATTTAATCGCTTCTACCTCATTCTTAAACTTCTGAATGACGACGACAGGACCAAATATTTCCTCTTGAACAATTCTCATCTCTTGAGCTACATCCACAAATACTGTAGGCTCAACGAAATAACCTTTATCCAAACCATTCTCCATGATGCGTTTTCCACCACATGCTAATCTGGCACCTTCCAGCTTTCCAATTTCAATGTAAGATAGGACTTTTTCTAAATGTTCCTTGCTTACAAGCGGTCCCATTTCCGTTGATGGATCATGCCCAGGTCCAACTTTAATTTTTTGCGCCCGTTCAACAAACCGGTTAACAAACTCATTGTATATCGCTTCTTCGACTAAAATTCGGGAACCTGCAGAACATACTTGGCCCGCACCGGAGTAAATTCCGAAGAGAGCATAATCCACCGCTGTCTCAATGTCGGCGTCAGCAAAAATGATATTTGGCGATTTCCCACCTAATTCCAACGAAACCTTTTTCATCGTATCAGCAGCATTTTTCATGATATTCTTTCCTGTTTTGGTACCCCTGGTAAAAGAAATCATATCCACATCCTGGATGGGTAGTGATTTCCTGTCCGACTACCGGACCAGCCCCCATGACCATGTTGGCCACCCCTTTTGGTAATCCTACTTCTTCAAAAATCTCGAACAATTTTTTCGGAGTAATCGGTGTCACTTCTGAAGGTTTAAACACGATGGTATTGCCGGCAGCTAAGGCAGGCGCAATTTTCCATACACTCATTAACAGCGGATAATTCCATGGTACGATAAGACCACAAACTCCTACCGGCTCTCGAACAACCATTGCCTGCATTGGATCAGCGACATGATAAGTTTGACCATCCGGCTTTGTAATAAGTCCTGCATAATAGCGGAAACATGCGGCTGCGTCAGCGACATCATAGCCAGCTTCCCTAAGCGGTTTTCCATTATCCAGCGTTTCAAGCTGCGTTAGTTCTTCTGCATATTCTTCTATTTTGTCAGCAATTTTGAATAAATATGAGGCTCTTTCAACTGGTGCAATTTCGGACCATATTCCTTGTTCAAAAGCAGTTCTTGCTGCAAAGATAGCAGACCGAACATCGGCGATCGATCCTTCAGGAGCAAACGCGATAACTTCACCATTTGCCGGATTGATTACTGGGCGTGTCGTTTGATTTTCTGAATCCTTCCATTCACTATTAATAAACATCCTTAATTGAATTACATTATTTTTGATCTCAGCCAATTTTGAATTCCTCCTTTTTATCTCTTGCTTATTATTAATGCAAGAAGCGTGCCAAACATAAAAGCTATAAAACAATCCACTTTTTTTAAAGTGAATCTATCTTTCTATGCAATTTTGCATAGGTTTATGTCATTTTGCATAGCATTTAGGTGCAAAGGTATCAGTGTCATTTTTTTAGAAAGATCCTCTCTATAGCTTAATAAAAAAAGGGGATAACAAAAAAAGCCGCCTCAGATTTTTCAATCTGAAGCAGCTTTACCATTATCGGGTCGAAATATTTTCGATTTTTATATTTTTCTCATTCATTATTTTTTGATATTTCCTACTGACTGAGGATTGACTAATTCCAAGTGCTTTGGCCGCCCTAGTTGTCGTTTTATACTGTTTCATCGCTAAAACAATCAGCTGTTCCTCTACCTGATCAATTGCTTCTTGAAGTGGAATAACCCTTGAAATAATCGGTTTCATTTTCTTATATTCATAACCTAATGATAAAAACTGACTGACAAACTCTGCATTAATAGCAGGATCATCCGCTGTCACAACTAACCGTTCTATGATGTTTTGGAGTTCTCGTACATTACCCGGCCATGGATAAAATTCAAGGACATTAATTGCATCAGGTGTGAGATGGTAATTTCGCTCATATTTTTCATTCAGTTGTTGTAGAAAATGGAATGCCAGCAAGGAAATATCCTCCAGGACGCTCTCTTAATGCCGGAATATGAAGGGGAATGACATTTAAACGATAAAATAAATCCTCACGGAATGTGCCCTCTTCGACCATTTTTTCCAACTTCTTATTAGTGGCCGCGATGATTTGAACGTTTACCTTGAATGGTGTTGTACTCCCAATCGGAATAACTTCCTGCTCCTGCAGCACCCGCAATAACTTTACCTGAAGATGCATGGGCATCTCTCCAATTTCATCCAAGAATAAAATCCCACCATCGGCCTGTTTGAAATATCCTTCCTTTCCATTTTTATCAGCACCTGTAAACGCACCTTTTGCGTAACCAAAAAGTTCACTTTCCAATAAATTTTCCGGGATGGCTCCGCAATTTAACTTAAGAAAAGGTTGATGTGATCGTTTTCCAAGCTGGTGAATGGCTTGGGCAATTACTTCCTTTCCAACTCCAGACTCTCCGTGCAAAAGTACTGTTGAGGAGAAATCAGCAATTTTTTTAACCTGACTCATAATTTTTTCCATTTTAGGACTGCAGAAAATTAATTTTTTCATGAAACGGTCTTTATTTTTAAAATTATCTAATTCCTTTTTATACTGCTCTGATATTTTTCGGATTTCCTGAAGCTCATTTTTTAAGCGAGTTGTTTCAGTTATATCACGGGATGCAATGATAATTCGATCTAATTGATTATTTTCATTAAAGATTGGATTGCCAACTGCAAGAATTTTCCTGCCTGTTCTTGTTTCTTGAACAACCGAAACCTTCTTTCCTTTTTCCAACACTAGCCTTGTTACTGAAGGGGTAAATAACCCCTTGTCTTCTAAATCGAGAATGTTTTTGCCGATCATTTCTTTTAAATCAACCTGCCAGAAGTCACGGATAATATTTTCGCTATAACGAATTAATTCCCCCTTTGCATTTACCACTAGGATTTCATCATAAATACTAGATAAAATCGCATTTAAATCTTTATTTAAATCTTTAATGTATTCGATCTCCATAGCCATTTCTTCGACCATTGGAAGATCCTGGACAACAATGACAATTCCTTCGACTTCGTTATTATAGTTTTGGATGGGGCTGTAATCGACCAACACACCCATCTCATTCGTGATTTCAAGTTGATTTAATATAGTTTTACCCGTTGCAAAAACATTGTTAATATGATTTCCGCTAAATATCTCATCACTGGGAAAGTTCAAAACTTTATCTGCGGTAGATTTAATCATTTTTAAGCCCGCTTCATTACAATTAATCACTCGTTTTTCTTTATCCAGAACAAAAATCCCCATCGGAATCGAGGTTAGGAGAATCTTAAGTAAATCAACACTTTTATTCTCCTGCCTAAGAAGCTCAGCTAAAGCATCTTCCCTTTGAAGGTAGCCTTTTGGTTTTCCATCCTCATCTTTAATAATCACAATTGGTTCGCCAATTATTTGAAACAGTGCAGGCAGAGAAATATTTTTACCTAGTTGACAAATATTTGAGATGGACTCAGATTCTTTTAAAAGAGTTTCTATTGAAAAATCTGAGCTATTGAGATTTTGTAGAACTCGATTATTTAACTTAACATAAGCAAACAATTGACCCAGTTTTTCTAAAAAAACAATCGGTTCTTTTATTTGCAATAAAGATGACTTAATCGACTCATTTTGATCAACTGATATTGTAAGAATTGGTTTGATTTTTTCTTTTGCGACGGAAAACATATTTTATCCATCCCTTCATAAAGCCTATGAATCTTATATTATCATATTATTTTGAATTTTTTAAATATAAAGTCGGTTGCTAAAGAATACTCTCCGATTGTTGAGCCTTTAGGCGAAGGCAGAGGTGGAGTTGCACTTACACCTAAACCCTATAATTGGTCACTACGTCACTTTCTTACGTATAAAAAAAGAAGATGATTGCTCATCTTCTTTTTTCTTCTTATTAGTCACTCCCTGTTACGAATAAATCCTCTTTAATATACGCTAATACCATTCCAGGAATTACGCGGTCACCAACTTGCACCTCGAGCGATTGAATTTCCCCACTTACTCCTGTACGAATAGGCTGTATACTTCCGTTAACTCCTTTGATCTGAAACAACGCATCCCACTCATAAATCCTTGCCTCATTCTGAACAGAAACGCTTTCGACCTTTCCATAAACTGGGCTTATGACTACTCCATACTCCATGTTCATCACTCCTATATTAATATTGCTCCTGAAATGGTTGAGACTGCAGTACCATATTGAAGAAATCCTGGAACGCGGGAATGTCCTCTTCTACTACTCCCAGTTTTTCTGACCAATGGCTATCTTCGTGGGAATCCTCCTGTGAGAGCAGAACCATGTTCCCAGATTGCATCGAGGTAACCATCGCTTTTCCAAAAAAGTGCTGTGAATAGCCAATAATTAAATCATATCGATGCTGGTTGGAAATAAGGCAAAAGTAATGTACTAACTGTCTCCCTTTTTCTTCTGATAAAATGTCTAATTTCATCATGATTCCCTCCATTAATATTATTTA
The DNA window shown above is from Bacillus sp. T3 and carries:
- a CDS encoding sensor histidine kinase, which gives rise to MVKRRFFQKEQLKFMVLNLIAFTVIFSIFGVIIYSQVEHTLISKTDKELLAFKEKIKNGPQLDGKSAQPNPDFTNKQKDKPRDNMNPRIMVVDWNEKGEIINQEQIGTLFYENYLTQYQLDKNTLNTITNITINDSDFRYILVENTNKNDEIAYTQLLLNIDPEQAILNNFGRLLMVCSIIFVLLSISASFILSKRMMKPIIHSWNKQAEFVENASHELRTPLTIIQNKLELLLTEPQAKIINKFENIALSLSETRRLSKLTSDLLTLARADSAETELVKTEVQVDSFVENLCAPYMEIAESQDKHFWLNLNCKTNIKADEVRLHQLLVILLDNALKYTGENDSIGVKTYNEDHRIVLEVTDTGIGIKEENLQYVFERFFREDKARTRETGGVGLGLSIAQWIVKKHDGSIKAKRNETKGTTFIVKLPI
- a CDS encoding DUF4956 domain-containing protein; the protein is MESINFNDIFKSSILEKTSSFSFIDALLGLLIAFAIGAFIYFIYRKTFTGVIYSHTFNISLIIMTMATTLIILGISSNVLLSLGMVGALSIVRFRTPIKDPMDIVYLFWAIVSGILCGAGFIPLAIMGSILIGMVLVLFMNHFKIENPYLLVIKYSESNIENSLEHIISGHSKKHSIKSKSIMPGNDYEITYEIRVKEGETNFINSISSLNGVKSAIMLSYDGNFTA
- a CDS encoding NAD-dependent succinate-semialdehyde dehydrogenase, encoding MFIDGHWVGNDYEFFTEIINPATKEIIGAVPTGGAVEAEEAVTAAYKAFKTWSKKTADERYRLLMKWHQLMDENKQEIARIMTLEQGKPLTESLGEVQYANSFVSWYAEEGKRVYGETIPASHHNKRILIRKEPVGVVAAITPWNFPAAMITRKVAPALAAGCTCVIKPANQTPLTALKMAELAHEAGIPAGVINVITGKSAEIGEVWLKDHRVTKITFTGSTEVGKTLMRGAAENVKKISLELGGNAPFIVMDDANLRKAAQGLIQSKFRNAGQTCICTNRIYVQESIANEFITIFQLELEKLKVGNGLNEGTDIGPLIDLAALSKVDTLVRDAVNKGAKIQYSGEMPNENDGYFYVPTILTNVHDEMECVKEEIFGPLAPISTFKTEEEVIERANHSRYGLAAYVYTENLSRSFRITEQLEYGIVGLNDALPSTAQAPFGGYKESGLGREGGHYGIEEFLEVKYISIGLDC
- the gabT gene encoding 4-aminobutyrate--2-oxoglutarate transaminase; this encodes MKKRYVKLQTNIPGPKSLEILERRKQYVPKGISNNSHAFVNRADGALVEDVDGNTFIDFAGAIGTINVGHSHPHVTNALQEQISQFIHTGFNVMMYESYINLAERLCRLAPGDFAKKAAFFNSGAEAVENAVKMARKYTKRQGIISFTRGFHGRTLMTMTMTSKVKPYKLGFGPFAPEVYKAPYPYVYRRPNGMTEQQYTDMIIEQFEQFLLAEVAPETVAAVVMEPVQGEGGFIVPDIRFVQRVREICTQYGILFVADEIQTGFFRTGKYFAIDHFEVVPDLITISKSMGAGVPISGVIGKAEIMDAADVGEIGGTYAGSPLGCRAALAVLDIIEMENLNDRARLLGNRVIEKMEELSYRFDFIGDVRGLGAMCAMEVVTDKITKKPDKQAVSQIVKEAERLGLLLLSAGLYGNVIRILMPITITDDQLEEGLQILEEAVEAVYQNHPAVSARR
- a CDS encoding putrescine aminotransferase, encoding MTIEITREVNSEKKHQVTDYINKVLSLIEKENITQEEAAWITKETVDGFRENVNPGFLSYRKTVTKDGQFAAVEWSDNGACFKDVNGKEYIDCLGGFGIYNVGHRHPKVVKAVTDQLKRQALHSQDLLDPLRAMLAKILADITPGDLKYAFFTNSGTESVEAALKLAKMYSERTTFISTTRAFHGKSLGSLSGTAKGMFRKPFLPLIPGFRHVPFGDIEMMRKTFEVCASVGEDVAAVILEPIQGEGGIILPPENYLKQVRELCDEYGSLLIFDEVQTGMGRTGKMFAAELYDVVPDIICLAKAFGGGVMPAGAIVAKEEVFKSWFPNPFMHTTTFGGNPLACSAAIATIGVLIEENLPERAANVGAYFLNKLKEAAEGHEEKVLEIRGQGLMIGIEFHQDEIGYEVSKGMFDRGILVAGTLINSKTIRIEPALTISYEEVDQVVATFKEVLNQVKI
- a CDS encoding SAV0927 family protein, coding for MKLDILSEEKGRQLVHYFCLISNQHRYDLIIGYSQHFFGKAMVTSMQSGNMVLLSQEDSHEDSHWSEKLGVVEEDIPAFQDFFNMVLQSQPFQEQY